Proteins from a single region of Paraburkholderia sp. PGU19:
- a CDS encoding transposase translates to MRRNKIASAATTLRTQLMTDLQTDFDFLPLRVIGKSADGKNRYDRDGKRKLIEACQKPGASVAGLALKAGVNANQLRKWIGLERKKTRSRTERQPTPASAPAFVPVLEVVDAEPVHLPHMPSLPDAQPAAARREPMRPSQRPPLPSRLMAQLPNGVSLELECMQQDTALLTAMIDALRSR, encoded by the coding sequence ATGAGAAGGAACAAGATTGCGTCCGCAGCCACCACATTGCGGACGCAGCTTATGACTGACCTACAAACTGACTTTGACTTCCTGCCATTGCGGGTGATCGGTAAATCGGCCGACGGCAAGAACCGGTACGACCGTGATGGCAAGCGCAAGCTGATCGAAGCGTGCCAGAAGCCGGGAGCCTCCGTTGCCGGGCTGGCATTGAAGGCTGGCGTGAACGCCAACCAGCTTCGCAAGTGGATTGGCCTCGAACGTAAAAAGACACGCTCCCGAACTGAGCGGCAGCCGACACCAGCCAGTGCGCCGGCATTTGTTCCTGTTCTGGAAGTGGTTGATGCCGAACCTGTGCACTTGCCTCACATGCCGTCCCTGCCCGACGCCCAGCCGGCTGCTGCACGGCGTGAACCGATGCGCCCATCGCAACGCCCGCCGTTGCCGTCACGCCTGATGGCGCAGTTGCCCAACGGGGTGAGTCTCGAACTTGAATGTATGCAACAGGACACGGCGCTGCTCACAGCGATGATCGACGCATTGAGGAGCCGGTGA
- the tnpB gene encoding IS66 family insertion sequence element accessory protein TnpB (TnpB, as the term is used for proteins encoded by IS66 family insertion elements, is considered an accessory protein, since TnpC, encoded by a neighboring gene, is a DDE family transposase.) — protein MLRFADDLQVYLHREPVDFRCGINTLAAVVENSMRLDPLARAVYGFRNRKCNRIKLLLYERTGFWLLLRRLEQDRFVWPRRDQEVIELTTQQLHWLLDGINIDALRRHPARYYEHAS, from the coding sequence ATGCTGCGCTTCGCTGACGACCTGCAGGTCTATCTGCATCGCGAGCCGGTCGACTTCCGGTGCGGTATCAATACCCTTGCCGCCGTGGTTGAGAATTCGATGCGACTGGATCCGCTCGCGCGCGCCGTGTACGGGTTTCGCAACCGCAAATGCAACCGGATCAAGCTCCTGCTGTACGAGCGCACCGGCTTCTGGCTGTTATTGCGCCGCCTCGAGCAAGACCGTTTCGTGTGGCCGCGACGCGATCAGGAAGTGATCGAGCTGACGACGCAGCAGCTCCACTGGCTGCTCGATGGCATCAACATCGACGCGCTTCGCCGTCATCCTGCACGCTATTACGAGCACGCCAGCTAG
- a CDS encoding IS66 family transposase, with translation MKNAPDLKRVPRAVQGYIHALEARVAGDAKHIDELNQRVGQLEEQVRLLTAERYAPKSEKRKDRVFDEAEQIARSEPCDEDDEGIQPALPDTGLPPAGKPERRKAGRKPLPAYLKRERIEYDLPEEQRGCPCCGNPMHRIGEDISEQLHVEVKWTVHQNVRAKYACRHCERHAEQTPVVLAPMPVQPLPGSHADASVIATVATAKYVDGMPLYRMQAAMARWQIPVSRGTLAHWVIRPSELHYTRLYDALYRTLLSQSLIHGDETTLQVLKEPGRSAQSKSYAWVYRSAEDCPEPVVLFEYQPGRGQEHPKKFLGDYSGMLVSDGYSAWRTLKKATHFGCMAHARRLFVKADKAAQKKGDGAKPKPPNARVAKALEYFQALYRVEALAKGDLPAGQTRADYTYDLRQKHSVAVLDAFKAWLDELAPKVTPQSLLGKAIAYTRNQWEYLSRYVTDGRAAIDNNICARDIRPFATSRKSWLFSDTVDGAKASATIYSLMLTCRACGVEPYDYLLHVLKELPQRPPDADVTDLLPFNYARHQEARAQDG, from the coding sequence ATGAAGAATGCACCTGACCTCAAGCGCGTACCCCGGGCTGTCCAGGGCTATATCCACGCCCTCGAAGCTCGGGTAGCCGGCGACGCGAAACACATCGACGAACTGAACCAGCGCGTCGGGCAGCTCGAGGAACAGGTCCGCCTGCTTACGGCCGAGCGTTACGCGCCGAAAAGCGAAAAACGCAAGGATCGCGTGTTCGACGAAGCCGAGCAGATTGCCCGGAGCGAACCCTGCGACGAGGACGACGAAGGTATCCAGCCGGCGCTGCCTGACACCGGCTTGCCACCGGCCGGCAAGCCTGAGCGGCGCAAGGCGGGACGCAAGCCTTTGCCGGCGTACCTGAAGCGCGAACGCATCGAGTACGATCTGCCGGAAGAGCAGCGAGGTTGTCCGTGTTGTGGCAATCCGATGCATCGTATCGGCGAGGACATCAGCGAACAGCTGCATGTGGAGGTCAAGTGGACGGTTCACCAGAACGTGCGTGCAAAGTACGCGTGCCGGCACTGTGAGCGTCACGCCGAACAGACGCCGGTCGTCCTCGCACCGATGCCGGTACAGCCACTCCCGGGCAGTCATGCGGATGCGTCGGTGATCGCGACGGTGGCGACCGCGAAATACGTCGACGGCATGCCGTTGTACCGGATGCAGGCCGCCATGGCCCGCTGGCAGATTCCGGTGAGCCGGGGCACGCTGGCACACTGGGTCATCCGCCCCAGCGAATTGCACTACACCCGCCTGTACGACGCGCTGTACAGGACATTGCTGTCGCAGTCGCTGATCCACGGCGACGAGACCACGCTTCAGGTGCTCAAGGAACCCGGCAGATCAGCCCAGAGTAAAAGCTATGCGTGGGTCTACCGCAGCGCCGAAGACTGCCCCGAACCTGTGGTGCTGTTCGAGTACCAGCCGGGGCGAGGCCAGGAGCATCCGAAGAAATTCCTCGGCGACTACAGCGGCATGCTGGTAAGCGACGGATACAGTGCGTGGCGCACGCTGAAAAAGGCAACGCACTTCGGCTGCATGGCGCACGCGCGCAGGCTGTTCGTCAAGGCGGACAAGGCAGCGCAGAAGAAAGGGGATGGCGCAAAACCGAAGCCGCCGAACGCTCGTGTGGCAAAGGCGCTTGAATACTTCCAGGCCCTGTACCGTGTCGAGGCGCTGGCCAAAGGCGATCTGCCTGCCGGCCAGACACGTGCCGACTACACATACGATCTGCGGCAGAAACACAGCGTGGCAGTGCTCGATGCCTTCAAAGCGTGGCTTGACGAACTGGCGCCGAAGGTGACGCCCCAGAGCCTGCTCGGTAAGGCAATCGCCTATACGCGCAACCAGTGGGAATACCTGAGCCGCTACGTCACTGACGGGCGAGCCGCAATAGACAACAATATCTGCGCGCGGGACATCAGGCCGTTCGCCACTTCGAGAAAGTCGTGGCTGTTCAGCGACACGGTCGACGGCGCAAAAGCGAGCGCCACGATTTACAGTCTCATGCTGACGTGCCGTGCCTGCGGTGTCGAACCGTACGACTACCTGTTGCACGTACTCAAGGAGCTGCCGCAGCGTCCACCGGACGCCGACGTGACGGACCTCTTGCCATTCAACTATGCGCGGCATCAAGAGGCCAGGGCACAGGACGGCTGA
- a CDS encoding FAD-dependent oxidoreductase: MSNESVPGGATPSPLPAEGATRSDDDAMTDAPFVRSHPRLQQLFPILTEAEISRVRRFGRVSRYPKGTMIYRVGERTPGMFVLLSGKIRAVARDGLGREQIIHTFTQRGEFTSDVNQFSNKPSFVDSCVIEDVEAVLVRPDDLSPLLIGEAELGEKIMRALILRRFVAMERVNGAVLVGAPGNPRLLALQNFLRRNTYPNVTLDAEQDADSIALLEGLTPQPDDFPLVVCPNGTVLRNPDEGQLASCLGLIPDFDPAHVYDVAIVGAGPAGLAAAVYAASEGLSVAVLDCRAPGGQAGASARIENFFGFPTGITGHALADRAFVQAQKFGAHIGIPCEVRALYCDKQPPVVELTNGRRITARTVVIATGAEYRRPVVEDLERFEGRGVYYWATPIEAKLCRREPVLLIGGGNSAGQAVVFLASHAEHVHMFIRGATLEDSMSHYLIERVLALPNVTVHTRVQLTALEGIERLDRVHYRGAGGIEGNMTFHHLFVFIGADPNTSWLNTCGISLDINGFVRTGIDLPDANMLSISLQTSVEGVFAIGDVRSGSTKRVASAVGEGAGVVAQIQGFLSRVY; this comes from the coding sequence ATGAGCAACGAGTCCGTACCGGGCGGCGCCACGCCCTCCCCTTTGCCCGCAGAAGGCGCGACCCGCAGCGACGACGATGCGATGACCGACGCCCCGTTCGTGCGCAGTCATCCACGCCTCCAGCAACTGTTTCCCATCCTCACCGAAGCTGAAATCAGCAGAGTGCGGCGCTTTGGCAGAGTGTCGCGCTATCCCAAAGGTACAATGATCTATCGTGTTGGGGAGCGCACCCCGGGCATGTTTGTGCTGCTGTCCGGCAAGATCCGGGCTGTCGCCCGCGACGGTCTCGGCCGCGAGCAGATCATTCACACGTTCACCCAACGCGGCGAGTTCACTTCCGACGTGAACCAGTTTTCGAACAAGCCTTCCTTCGTGGATTCTTGTGTCATTGAAGATGTCGAAGCCGTGTTGGTCCGGCCCGACGACCTCAGTCCGCTTCTGATCGGTGAAGCCGAGCTTGGCGAAAAGATCATGCGCGCGCTGATTCTCAGGCGCTTCGTTGCAATGGAACGCGTGAACGGTGCCGTTCTGGTCGGCGCGCCCGGGAATCCCCGGCTGCTCGCGTTGCAGAATTTCCTGCGCCGAAACACCTATCCAAACGTCACACTCGATGCGGAGCAGGACGCTGATTCCATCGCGCTGCTCGAAGGACTGACACCTCAGCCGGATGACTTCCCGCTCGTTGTCTGTCCGAACGGCACGGTGCTGCGCAACCCTGATGAGGGGCAGCTCGCGTCGTGTCTTGGACTGATTCCCGACTTCGACCCGGCCCATGTCTATGATGTGGCGATCGTCGGCGCGGGTCCCGCCGGACTTGCGGCAGCCGTCTATGCAGCATCCGAGGGATTGTCGGTCGCTGTGCTCGACTGTCGCGCCCCCGGAGGCCAGGCCGGCGCGAGCGCACGCATCGAGAATTTTTTCGGTTTCCCCACGGGCATCACGGGTCACGCTCTCGCGGATCGCGCTTTCGTTCAAGCGCAGAAGTTCGGTGCGCATATCGGCATTCCGTGCGAGGTCAGGGCGTTGTATTGCGACAAGCAACCGCCCGTCGTGGAACTGACCAATGGCCGTCGAATCACCGCGCGCACCGTGGTCATCGCGACGGGCGCAGAGTACCGGCGCCCCGTCGTCGAGGATCTCGAGCGTTTTGAGGGCCGTGGCGTCTATTACTGGGCTACCCCGATCGAAGCGAAGCTATGTCGCAGGGAGCCGGTATTGCTGATCGGAGGCGGTAATTCGGCGGGCCAAGCTGTCGTGTTTCTCGCCTCGCACGCCGAGCATGTGCACATGTTCATTCGAGGCGCGACGCTCGAGGACAGCATGTCGCACTACCTGATCGAGCGCGTCCTGGCGCTGCCGAACGTGACGGTTCATACGCGGGTCCAACTGACCGCGCTCGAAGGAATCGAGCGTCTCGACCGTGTGCACTATCGCGGCGCCGGGGGAATCGAAGGGAATATGACCTTCCATCACCTGTTCGTGTTCATCGGCGCGGATCCCAACACGAGCTGGCTCAATACATGCGGCATCTCGCTCGACATCAACGGTTTCGTACGGACGGGCATCGATCTTCCCGATGCGAACATGCTGTCGATATCGTTGCAGACGAGCGTGGAAGGTGTCTTCGCGATTGGCGATGTCCGCTCAGGGTCGACCAAGCGTGTCGCTTCGGCAGTGGGCGAAGGCGCGGGCGTGGTGGCACAGATCCAGGGCTTCCTGTCTCGCGTTTATTGA
- a CDS encoding aspartate aminotransferase family protein produces MQNLKQNDINHYLHPYTNLSLHREVGPMVIERGEGVYVYDSEGNRYLEGLGGLFCASLGFSETRLADAADRQMRKLPFYHAFGHKSSEPSILLAEKLISMAPVPMSKVFFANSGSEANDTAVKLIWYFNNAIGRPQKKKIISRTRAYHGVTIASASLTGLQNNHRDFDLPIDRILHTDCPHFYRYGLPGESEEQFATRCAESLERLILEEGADTIAAFFAEPVMASGGVIVPPATYMEKIQSVLKRHDILLVADEVICGFGRTGNMFGSQTFGMQPDMITMAKQLSAGYLPISALMVNERIYRGLVTESEKIGTFGHGFTYSGHPVCAAVALETLNIYEQDGILEHVRAVTPHFQERVAELGRHPLVGEARGSGLLAAVELVADKASREPFAPSEGVAVYAGTRALSHGLITRALGDTVNFCPPLIVSRAQIDEMFDAAKHALDDTLAWRKTLNNN; encoded by the coding sequence ATGCAAAACCTGAAGCAGAACGACATCAATCACTACCTTCACCCCTACACCAATCTGAGTCTTCATCGCGAAGTCGGACCGATGGTGATCGAGCGCGGCGAAGGTGTCTACGTCTACGATTCCGAAGGCAACCGCTATCTTGAAGGACTCGGCGGGCTATTCTGCGCATCGCTCGGTTTCAGCGAAACACGGCTCGCGGATGCTGCCGACAGGCAGATGAGAAAGCTGCCGTTCTATCACGCGTTCGGGCACAAGTCGTCGGAACCTTCCATTCTGCTGGCTGAGAAGCTGATTTCGATGGCGCCCGTGCCGATGTCGAAGGTGTTCTTCGCGAACTCGGGGTCCGAGGCCAACGATACGGCCGTCAAGCTGATCTGGTATTTCAACAACGCGATCGGCCGGCCGCAGAAGAAGAAAATCATTTCGCGTACACGCGCCTACCATGGCGTGACGATTGCATCGGCGAGTCTTACGGGGTTACAGAACAATCATCGCGACTTCGACTTGCCTATCGACAGGATTCTGCACACCGACTGCCCGCATTTCTATCGATACGGTTTGCCCGGCGAGAGCGAAGAACAGTTCGCCACGCGCTGCGCCGAGTCGCTTGAACGGCTGATTCTCGAAGAAGGCGCGGACACCATCGCGGCGTTTTTTGCGGAACCGGTCATGGCATCCGGTGGCGTGATCGTGCCGCCTGCCACGTATATGGAGAAGATTCAGTCCGTGCTGAAGCGCCACGACATTCTGCTCGTGGCCGACGAAGTCATCTGCGGTTTCGGACGCACGGGGAACATGTTCGGCTCGCAGACTTTCGGCATGCAGCCCGACATGATCACGATGGCCAAGCAGCTATCCGCAGGTTATCTGCCCATCTCGGCGTTGATGGTCAACGAGCGCATCTATCGCGGCCTCGTCACGGAGAGCGAAAAGATCGGCACGTTCGGGCACGGGTTCACGTACAGCGGTCACCCCGTGTGCGCGGCCGTCGCGCTGGAGACGCTGAACATTTACGAGCAGGACGGCATTCTCGAACATGTGCGAGCCGTCACGCCACACTTCCAGGAGCGGGTGGCCGAGCTTGGCCGGCATCCGCTCGTCGGCGAAGCGCGCGGCTCCGGGCTGCTTGCCGCCGTCGAGCTGGTGGCGGACAAGGCGAGCAGGGAGCCTTTCGCGCCGTCCGAGGGCGTCGCGGTCTATGCCGGCACGCGCGCGTTGTCGCATGGACTGATTACGCGTGCGTTGGGCGATACCGTCAATTTCTGCCCGCCGCTCATCGTGAGCCGTGCGCAGATCGACGAAATGTTCGATGCCGCGAAGCACGCGCTCGACGACACGCTCGCATGGCGCAAGACGCTGAACAACAACTGA
- a CDS encoding ATP-binding cassette domain-containing protein, whose product MNALTVENLHKRYGDNEVLKGVSLSAKSGDVISMIGSSGSGKSTFLRCINFLESPSSGRVSLNGNEVRTSTNGSGEIRISDPAQLRRMRTRLAMVFQHFNLWAHMTVLENVMEAPRHVLKLTRTEATERAERYLEQVGMTRFADAYPSHLSGGQQQRVAIARALAMEPEALLFDEPTSALDPELVGDVLKVMRDLAEEGRTMIVVTHEMGFAREVSNHVVFLHQGVIEEEGHPREVMKTPRSERLQRFLSGAMK is encoded by the coding sequence ATGAATGCTTTGACTGTCGAAAATCTGCACAAACGGTATGGCGATAACGAAGTGCTCAAGGGCGTTTCGCTGTCGGCAAAAAGCGGTGACGTAATCAGCATGATCGGCTCGTCGGGGTCCGGCAAGAGCACGTTCCTGCGGTGCATCAACTTTCTCGAATCGCCGTCGTCGGGCCGCGTGAGCCTCAACGGAAATGAAGTACGCACCTCGACCAACGGAAGCGGCGAAATCCGCATCAGTGATCCCGCGCAACTGAGGCGAATGCGCACGCGCCTCGCGATGGTCTTCCAGCACTTCAATCTATGGGCGCACATGACTGTGCTGGAGAACGTCATGGAAGCGCCGAGGCACGTGCTGAAGCTGACCAGGACCGAGGCCACGGAACGCGCTGAACGCTATCTGGAGCAGGTCGGCATGACGCGTTTCGCGGATGCTTACCCATCGCATCTGTCGGGTGGACAGCAGCAGCGGGTTGCGATTGCGCGGGCGCTCGCGATGGAGCCCGAAGCGCTGCTCTTCGATGAACCCACATCGGCGCTCGACCCGGAACTCGTCGGCGATGTGCTCAAGGTCATGCGCGATCTCGCGGAAGAGGGCCGCACGATGATCGTGGTCACGCACGAGATGGGCTTTGCGCGCGAGGTTTCCAATCATGTGGTCTTTCTTCATCAGGGTGTGATCGAAGAAGAAGGGCATCCACGTGAAGTCATGAAAACGCCGCGAAGCGAGCGCCTTCAGCGATTCCTGTCGGGAGCCATGAAGTAG
- a CDS encoding ABC transporter permease, with the protein MTYEQLGQLFASYASGLWVTVQLTVFSLVLGLLIAIPLAVLRVSSNRFVSGPVAVYTWFMRGTPLLAQLMIVYYGFGQFQWMQDAWQRGTPILSLLRDPYDCALIALTANTCAYTTEILAGALRATPYGEIEAARAYGMSQLTTWRRILLPSALRRFIPAYSNEVILMLHGTSIVSGITIVDLTGVARDFYANYYAPFEAFISVGTVYFGLTTIITLLVRLTERRYLVYLRPQNFATLAKS; encoded by the coding sequence ATGACATATGAACAGCTCGGACAATTGTTTGCTTCGTACGCGAGCGGTCTGTGGGTAACGGTTCAACTCACGGTTTTCTCTCTCGTGCTGGGTTTGCTGATCGCCATTCCACTCGCTGTGCTGCGTGTGTCGTCCAACCGTTTCGTCAGTGGGCCGGTTGCCGTTTACACATGGTTCATGCGCGGCACGCCGTTACTCGCGCAACTGATGATCGTGTACTACGGGTTCGGCCAGTTTCAGTGGATGCAGGACGCGTGGCAGCGCGGCACGCCCATTCTTTCGTTATTGCGCGATCCCTACGACTGCGCGCTGATTGCGCTGACAGCGAACACCTGTGCCTACACGACGGAGATTCTGGCGGGCGCATTGCGCGCAACACCGTACGGCGAGATTGAAGCAGCGCGAGCCTACGGCATGAGCCAGCTAACGACATGGAGAAGAATTCTTCTGCCCTCGGCGCTGCGCCGCTTCATTCCTGCGTATAGCAACGAAGTGATTCTGATGCTGCACGGTACGTCGATTGTGAGTGGCATCACGATCGTTGATCTGACGGGCGTCGCGCGCGATTTCTATGCGAACTACTACGCGCCGTTCGAAGCATTCATCTCCGTCGGGACCGTGTACTTCGGGCTGACCACCATCATCACACTTCTGGTCCGCCTCACCGAACGCCGATACCTGGTTTATCTGCGCCCCCAGAACTTTGCCACGCTCGCTAAAAGCTAG
- a CDS encoding ABC transporter permease subunit (The N-terminal region of this protein, as described by TIGR01726, is a three transmembrane segment that identifies a subfamily of ABC transporter permease subunits, which specificities that include histidine, arginine, glutamine, glutamate, L-cystine (sic), the opines (in Agrobacterium) octopine and nopaline, etc.) codes for MLELQRYFPALLQGAGITLMLAVLSVVLAVCLGMAGAVAKLYGSRAVVSMASAYTTLIRGVPEFVMMLLVFYGGQLILNQLASLVGLHAPDVNAFVAAVLTIGFIFGAYYTETFRGAILSVPRGQMEAARAYGFSGWLAFRRILFPQMMRLALPAAVNNWLVLLKATAIASLIGLHDVMFIADQAGRTTQAPMTFYLAACAVYLVVTSGSTACLARARTYLHRGVREGSLHR; via the coding sequence ATGCTCGAACTCCAGCGGTATTTCCCCGCGTTATTACAGGGCGCCGGAATTACGCTCATGCTCGCTGTGCTGTCCGTGGTGCTCGCGGTGTGCCTGGGCATGGCTGGCGCGGTGGCAAAGCTGTACGGCTCGCGGGCGGTCGTTTCGATGGCTTCGGCCTACACCACGCTGATCCGCGGCGTGCCCGAGTTCGTGATGATGCTGCTCGTGTTTTACGGCGGGCAACTGATCCTCAACCAGCTGGCGTCACTGGTGGGTCTTCATGCGCCGGATGTCAACGCATTCGTTGCCGCCGTGCTGACCATCGGTTTCATCTTCGGCGCCTATTACACGGAGACGTTTCGCGGCGCGATTCTGAGCGTGCCGCGCGGCCAGATGGAGGCAGCTCGCGCCTACGGCTTTTCGGGCTGGCTTGCGTTCCGGCGCATCCTGTTCCCGCAGATGATGCGCCTCGCGCTTCCCGCGGCCGTCAATAACTGGCTGGTTCTGCTCAAGGCGACGGCCATTGCGTCGCTGATCGGGCTGCACGATGTGATGTTCATTGCCGACCAGGCGGGCCGCACGACGCAGGCACCGATGACGTTCTACCTTGCGGCCTGCGCGGTGTATCTGGTGGTGACATCGGGCTCGACGGCCTGTCTTGCGCGGGCACGCACGTATCTTCATAGAGGTGTTCGGGAAGGGAGCCTGCACCGATGA
- a CDS encoding ABC transporter substrate-binding protein, giving the protein MKRLAKNLLGLAICMIALNAHAKEWKDIRIGYEGAYPPFSSIQPDGKPVGFDIDIIHALCAQMHANCTLVQINWDGLIPALQAEKIDAIVASVAITAERKQKVDFTEKYYNSPRRLIAPKTSPIKDATPAELKGKRVGVQRGTLADKYASAYWAQSGVQIVRYATQDEAYMDLRSGRLDAGLQDATAAYSAFLTKPEGANFQFVGQPILGATPQQKALLGEGYGIPVRKGDDDLKQQFNQAIDAIRANGVYLSIEKKYFNFDIY; this is encoded by the coding sequence ATGAAACGACTCGCGAAGAATCTGCTGGGACTGGCCATATGCATGATTGCCCTGAATGCACATGCGAAGGAATGGAAAGACATTCGCATCGGCTACGAGGGCGCCTATCCGCCGTTTTCGTCGATTCAGCCGGACGGCAAACCGGTGGGTTTCGATATCGACATCATTCACGCGCTATGCGCGCAAATGCATGCGAACTGCACGCTGGTCCAGATCAACTGGGACGGCCTGATTCCCGCATTGCAGGCCGAGAAGATCGACGCAATCGTCGCGTCCGTTGCGATCACGGCCGAGCGCAAACAGAAGGTCGACTTCACCGAGAAGTACTACAACTCGCCGCGCAGACTGATCGCACCGAAAACGAGCCCGATCAAGGACGCGACGCCAGCCGAGCTGAAAGGCAAGCGCGTCGGCGTGCAGCGGGGCACGCTGGCCGACAAATACGCAAGTGCGTACTGGGCGCAGAGCGGCGTGCAGATCGTGCGCTATGCGACGCAGGACGAGGCTTATATGGATCTTCGCTCGGGCCGTCTCGATGCAGGGTTGCAGGACGCGACGGCTGCGTACAGCGCGTTTCTGACCAAACCGGAAGGCGCGAACTTCCAGTTCGTCGGGCAGCCGATTCTCGGCGCGACGCCGCAACAGAAAGCGCTGCTCGGTGAGGGCTACGGCATCCCTGTGCGCAAGGGCGATGACGATCTGAAGCAGCAGTTCAATCAGGCTATCGACGCGATCCGCGCAAACGGCGTGTATCTGTCGATCGAGAAAAAGTACTTCAATTTCGACATCTACTGA
- a CDS encoding MmgE/PrpD family protein: MIDGAGGEEQFSDAKVRDPVTVALGEKVSAIIDPAIKPEQVDMTITLKDGPKLHKFIQHAIGSTEVPMTDQQLEKKFADLADGILSPAQTRALIEKCWQVEQLNSASEIALAALPQ; this comes from the coding sequence GTGATCGACGGCGCGGGCGGCGAAGAACAGTTCAGCGACGCGAAAGTACGCGACCCGGTGACGGTTGCCTTGGGCGAGAAGGTGAGCGCGATCATCGATCCCGCGATCAAGCCGGAACAGGTGGACATGACGATCACGCTCAAGGATGGACCCAAGCTGCACAAGTTTATTCAGCATGCCATCGGCAGCACCGAAGTACCGATGACCGATCAGCAACTCGAAAAGAAGTTCGCTGACCTCGCCGACGGCATTCTTTCGCCAGCTCAAACGCGTGCATTGATCGAAAAGTGCTGGCAAGTCGAGCAACTGAATAGCGCGAGTGAGATCGCATTGGCTGCGCTGCCGCAGTAG
- a CDS encoding DUF6444 domain-containing protein, translated as MTKMPDLKDLTPEQKDALIVDLVRRLNELEAKLEKDSHNSSKPPSSDGPRRKPKSLRGTSGARPGAQPGHKGKTLKRVAQPDHIEIHPVALVCDACGQRIAAARVAVLPEGRQVIDLPPTRFEVTEHRVQIAQCRCGKHHSGAFPKGVSQAVQYGPRFAPQPSI; from the coding sequence ATGACGAAGATGCCCGACCTCAAGGACCTGACACCGGAGCAGAAGGACGCACTCATCGTTGATCTGGTGAGGCGTCTGAACGAGCTCGAGGCAAAGCTTGAGAAGGACAGTCATAACTCCAGCAAGCCGCCGTCAAGCGATGGTCCAAGGCGCAAGCCGAAGTCATTGCGCGGCACGAGCGGGGCCAGGCCTGGCGCGCAACCGGGGCACAAGGGCAAGACGCTCAAACGCGTCGCGCAACCCGATCACATCGAGATTCACCCGGTGGCGCTGGTGTGCGATGCATGTGGCCAACGCATCGCAGCAGCCCGCGTGGCCGTGTTGCCCGAAGGCCGTCAGGTGATCGATTTGCCACCCACGCGCTTTGAGGTGACCGAGCATCGCGTGCAGATCGCGCAGTGCCGCTGCGGCAAGCATCACTCGGGCGCATTTCCCAAGGGCGTGAGCCAGGCGGTTCAGTACGGCCCCAGATTCGCGCCGCAGCCGTCTATCTGA